Proteins from a genomic interval of Pseudomonas sp. RC10:
- a CDS encoding DUF2252 domain-containing protein yields MKTPRPTARLEPLTQLRNLKMARSAHAYVRGSTVQFYEWLHSQPGRRLPSGPPVWICGDCHAGNLGPTGDLKGKIDIHIRDLDQTVIGNPAHDLVRLALSLATAARGSDLPGVATARMLEEMMLGYEQAFEANDEEEPQRPAQVKAGMRSAVQRTWKHLAQERIEDMKPTIPLGKHFWALSKDERNALKILCATDEIHALVTSLKGRSKDDRVELLDSAYWVKGCSSLGLLRYAVLIGVGDDDDQDLCLLDIKEAVAAAAPRTVRAGMPRDNGKRVVEGARSLSPGLGNRMVATRMLDHGFFIRELLPQDMKLELDQLSQPEAMRAAGYLAKVVGIAHARQMDLATRAAWIRELQANRTQTLDAPSWLWSSVVQLVGSHEQGYLEHCRRYALQN; encoded by the coding sequence ATGAAAACCCCTCGTCCCACGGCACGGCTGGAACCTCTCACTCAACTCCGCAACCTGAAAATGGCCCGTTCCGCCCACGCATATGTGCGCGGCAGCACAGTGCAGTTTTACGAGTGGCTGCATTCCCAGCCCGGCAGACGCCTGCCCAGTGGACCGCCGGTGTGGATTTGCGGCGACTGCCACGCGGGCAATCTGGGGCCGACCGGCGACCTCAAGGGCAAGATCGACATTCACATCCGCGACCTGGACCAGACTGTCATTGGCAACCCGGCCCACGATCTGGTGCGCCTGGCGCTGTCATTGGCCACGGCAGCCCGCGGTTCTGATCTGCCGGGAGTCGCCACAGCACGGATGCTTGAAGAAATGATGCTCGGATACGAACAGGCCTTCGAAGCCAACGACGAGGAAGAACCGCAACGACCGGCGCAGGTGAAGGCCGGGATGCGCAGCGCCGTGCAGCGCACCTGGAAGCACCTTGCCCAGGAACGCATCGAAGACATGAAGCCGACCATTCCGCTGGGCAAGCACTTCTGGGCGTTGTCCAAGGATGAGCGCAACGCGCTGAAAATTTTGTGCGCAACGGATGAGATTCACGCGCTGGTGACCTCGCTGAAAGGCCGGTCGAAGGATGACCGCGTCGAGCTGCTGGATTCGGCCTATTGGGTCAAGGGCTGTAGCTCGTTAGGCCTGTTGCGCTATGCCGTGCTGATTGGTGTGGGCGATGACGACGATCAGGATCTTTGCCTGCTCGACATCAAGGAAGCCGTGGCTGCCGCCGCGCCGCGTACGGTCAGGGCGGGCATGCCTCGGGATAACGGCAAGCGGGTGGTCGAAGGCGCACGAAGCTTGTCACCCGGTCTGGGCAACCGCATGGTTGCGACGCGTATGTTGGACCATGGTTTTTTCATTCGCGAGCTGCTGCCCCAGGATATGAAGCTGGAGCTGGATCAACTCAGCCAGCCGGAAGCCATGCGTGCCGCAGGGTATCTGGCAAAAGTGGTGGGCATTGCCCATGCGCGGCAGATGGATCTGGCGACCCGTGCCGCGTGGATTCGCGAACTGCAAGCCAACCGCACCCAAACACTGGATGCGCCGTCCTGGCTGTGGTCCAGCGTCGTGCAATTGGTTGGCAGTCATGAGCAGGGGTATCTGGAACATTGCCGACGGTACGCGCTGCAGAACTGA
- a CDS encoding DUF6555 family protein: MANSTHFRIDYLIHGSYKTFYIHSPAMDASEAWHWATVDAGIGQIPKYRSDKVPRLTQRQAEQLGLTHVEWTAA; the protein is encoded by the coding sequence ATGGCCAACAGCACCCACTTCCGCATCGATTACCTGATCCACGGCAGTTATAAAACCTTCTACATCCACTCCCCGGCCATGGACGCAAGTGAGGCCTGGCACTGGGCGACGGTCGATGCCGGTATTGGCCAGATTCCCAAGTACCGCTCCGACAAAGTGCCGCGTCTGACCCAGCGCCAGGCCGAGCAGTTGGGCCTGACACACGTGGAATGGACCGCTGCCTGA
- a CDS encoding DUF2938 domain-containing protein: MFKFIFLAVLIGIGGTALLDLWALFLKKAFGLPTAPWHLVGRWFAGMREGHFVHHRGIGNSPEVHNELKIGWTMHYVVGIVFAAVLLMIWGVQWAHSPTFFPALIVGLVTVGAGWYILQPGMGVGVACNKAPNPNMARMQNVVGHVVFAIGMYWTALIVG; this comes from the coding sequence ATGTTCAAGTTCATCTTTCTCGCTGTACTGATTGGCATCGGTGGCACGGCCCTGCTCGACCTCTGGGCCTTGTTTCTGAAAAAGGCGTTTGGTTTGCCAACGGCGCCATGGCATTTGGTGGGCCGCTGGTTCGCGGGCATGCGCGAGGGCCACTTCGTGCACCACCGAGGCATCGGCAATTCCCCTGAAGTCCACAACGAGCTGAAAATCGGCTGGACCATGCACTACGTGGTCGGCATCGTATTCGCGGCGGTGTTGCTAATGATCTGGGGCGTGCAGTGGGCGCACTCGCCGACCTTCTTTCCGGCACTGATCGTCGGTCTGGTCACCGTCGGTGCGGGCTGGTACATCCTGCAACCGGGCATGGGCGTCGGGGTCGCGTGCAACAAGGCGCCAAACCCGAACATGGCCCGTATGCAGAACGTCGTGGGCCATGTGGTGTTTGCGATTGGCATGTATTGGACGGCGTTGATCGTGGGGTGA
- the bla gene encoding class A beta-lactamase, which translates to MITRRTLLGAALLAVPTLWSLKALASDADGSSDASLQQKLAELEHRHGGRLGVAILDTGSQRLVSHRGDERFAMCSTFKALAAAHVLARVDRKEEDLSRLIVYGKDQLVPYSPTTEKHTGEAGLSVGSICEAAVTLSDNTAANLLLDSFGGPAGLTQWLRWTGDDVTRLDRREPELNENRAGDPQDTTTPIAMLQTLRSLIFGDVLTGASRDQLIAWLVSNTTGDKKLRAGLPKKWRVGDKTGSGANNASNDVAILWPTHRAPLIVTVYYSESRANAEQVNAVMADIGRIVAEL; encoded by the coding sequence TTGATCACTCGCAGAACCCTTCTCGGCGCCGCGCTGCTCGCGGTGCCAACGCTGTGGAGCCTGAAGGCTCTGGCCAGCGATGCCGACGGCTCATCCGACGCCTCCCTCCAGCAAAAACTCGCCGAACTTGAACACCGCCACGGCGGACGTCTGGGCGTGGCCATCCTCGACACCGGCAGCCAGCGCCTCGTCAGCCATCGCGGGGATGAACGCTTCGCGATGTGCAGCACATTCAAGGCCTTGGCGGCGGCCCACGTATTGGCCCGCGTCGATCGCAAGGAAGAAGACCTGTCGCGGCTGATCGTCTACGGCAAGGACCAACTGGTGCCGTATTCGCCCACCACCGAAAAACACACGGGGGAGGCTGGTCTGAGCGTGGGTTCGATCTGCGAAGCTGCCGTGACCCTGAGCGACAACACCGCCGCCAACCTGCTGCTCGACAGCTTCGGCGGGCCGGCGGGATTGACCCAGTGGCTGCGCTGGACCGGCGATGACGTGACCCGACTGGACCGCCGCGAACCCGAGCTGAACGAAAACCGCGCGGGTGATCCGCAAGACACCACTACCCCGATTGCCATGTTGCAGACCCTGCGCTCGCTCATCTTCGGCGACGTGCTGACCGGCGCCTCGCGTGATCAACTGATCGCCTGGCTGGTCAGCAACACCACGGGCGACAAAAAGCTGCGAGCGGGGTTGCCGAAGAAATGGCGGGTTGGCGACAAGACTGGCTCCGGCGCGAACAACGCCAGCAACGACGTGGCGATCCTCTGGCCCACCCACCGCGCTCCGCTGATCGTGACGGTGTACTACAGCGAATCGCGGGCCAATGCCGAACAGGTCAATGCTGTCATGGCTGACATCGGCCGGATCGTGGCGGAGTTGTAA
- a CDS encoding TOBE domain-containing protein, translated as MKVSARNVFKGTVKAIQEGAVNAEVALTLPGGEDLVAVVTLQSVKSLGLAVGKEAVALIKAPWVMLMTDDSGFRLSARNTLKGTVTRVSDGAVNAEVVVTLAGGTEVYAIVTREAVTELGLATGVSTTAIIKASHVILGVPA; from the coding sequence ATGAAAGTCAGCGCGCGCAACGTATTCAAAGGCACCGTGAAGGCAATTCAGGAAGGCGCGGTCAACGCCGAAGTGGCCCTGACCTTGCCGGGCGGGGAAGACCTTGTTGCCGTCGTGACCCTGCAAAGCGTCAAGAGCCTGGGCCTGGCGGTGGGCAAGGAAGCGGTGGCGCTGATCAAGGCGCCGTGGGTCATGCTGATGACCGACGACAGCGGCTTTCGTCTCTCGGCACGCAACACGCTGAAAGGCACCGTGACCCGCGTCAGCGACGGTGCGGTCAATGCCGAGGTGGTCGTCACCCTGGCCGGCGGCACCGAGGTGTACGCCATCGTCACCCGCGAAGCCGTCACCGAATTGGGCCTGGCCACTGGCGTCAGCACGACCGCGATCATTAAGGCGTCCCACGTCATTCTGGGCGTGCCTGCCTAA